TCAGTTCTTATCTCTCAACAAATGGACGGTCCAGATTTTAATGATTGACCTTACGTTCTTATTACATCACGTTTTGGGTCCTACTAATTTTTCTTTAGTTAGTGGTCACATTGTCCTCTCGTATTCCATTTTGACTTTATTTACCGCTGTTTTAGATACATGCTCGTTTCTTTATTACTCCTATCATATTTATTGACGTTAATCGGTTAATGTAGATCTTCTGAAATTAAATTTCACTTACTGATAATTACTCTGTAACAACTACTACCACTCAAAGCCGCTAATTGGTGATATTCGGTTTTGATGCGAGATGACATCCAGCATAATTAAATTTCTCTGTTTTTAACAAAATGTCGGAAGTGATTAAGAAGAACCAAAATAATGTAATTATGTCTTTGACTAATTTGCAAGGTACTACGAAATCTTAACATGGAAAATACTAAACCTTCATttctttgcaaaaaaaaaaaatcttcatatGATGACAATCACTTCTTTTGTTATttatcatttgttttgatttttatgaaaacatatttattttatttattatgagtGGACAAACAACTAACAAATCGTGTCTGTAGACCGTAGAAATAGCAATCTAACTCGGAAATTGATGCATAAAGACACACAAGTACAATTTGCTCTACGTGTAAACGCATTCTAAAAAGATAGACGCACCCCtgtaaataattttcttatgaTTTACGACAGAACACTTTATGACACTTATACTCACCAAAAAACTCGAATGTTATACAGTCAGACACATGCATACTCGATACCTAAACACGGTAGAGCTGTTCCGTGAAGAATCTTTGACGTACGGTACGAATATTCCATATATTGTTGGATAATTGATATATGCAATCTGTGAACATTCTAGTTTTGAGAAACTTTTTTTGCATGTAACTTTCaagtaaaaagtaaattaaCTATCACTTCTCACTTATTCAAGAAAATATATCGAgtttacatcttttttttttgtaacctaTTGAAGTTACATCTTAGACACAACGATTTTGtatgaaaaactaaaaaacaagTGAATATAAAGACCAACGGTTTCATCAGAGGAAAATAAATATCACGAGACTTCGAGACCCACCAAACAAACAACATGTTCATGCAAGTCCCGTGAGATGCTGCGTGAGTCCCTCTTCAACTTGAAGGCATACGAACATACATATAAGTCAACACCTcgataaaagaaaaaactactATCATTTATTGAGTTATATACGCTACGaatttgaaaactttttttatttttattttgtaatgtaTGTAGTTAAACAAAACGTTGATCGATAGCTGTAAGTTTCATTTAGTATTATTCCTGATTAAACACATGAATAATTCAATCAACTGTCAATGTATACTAATATCTTGAATTTTAACAGTAAagtattttatgtttgtaaGAGTTTCCCATTACCGAGGAGCTTGAGAATCGAAGCCAGCAAAAGTCTCGCATGAAAGAACTGATGATAATATTTCCGAAAGGTCAAATGCTGAAGacctttttgtttcttattcaATGAGGTTTAAAAACTTAcaacattttcatatttgaaaaatacTAAATCAAAACTATAAACTATATTCTACATCTTGCGAGACTcctgtgtttttttcttcttcatttctttatttttcttctctttttaccCCTAAAATAATATGAAGGTTGCAACAATCTGTACAATAGAGAGACTAGTCTCATACATTTTCATGTCACAACAAATAGGCCATGACCTTCCACAACTGATTTTCAAAccagaaaaatatatatgccTGAGAGAATAGCCAATGAAAAATGCCTCTTCTTGTTTACTCACTCCTCCGTCCTCTTTCAAAGATCCATTCATCTTCTTCAAAGCTGTAACGCCAGATCAGGATGCTGAGACGAGGACGAACCGGTCTGCTGATTCGCTCCGGGAGAGTTTGGTGATACAAGCCTAGCGTTAAGGTCAGGTGGAAACCGGTCGAACTCCTGTTTATTATAAGGAAACAACAacccttgttgttgttgttgcgaGCCTGGCATGGTCTCGTTGGTTAAGTTTGGCTGTTGCTGTCTCGTGACACCGACCATTGGAGTCGGAGTATGGCTGAATCCACTGAAACCGCGGGTTAGACCGTTGCTGCTCTCAGGTTTGATCAGCGGTCCTGCCTGGCGAGAGGATGATGGGAAGGCACGAGAAGGTGCAGTCACTTCGATTccttgaaaagaagaagaagaatgtctGTTTCCTATGAAAGCGCTTGACACTGAAGAGGTTGGAGACAAGATTCTGTTTGTATGATCATCAGACGCTAAGTCATTAGAACACTTCTGTTTTCCCAGCACGGTTTGTTTTTGAGGTTCAGCCTCTTCAGTTCCTGCTGGGTTCTCTTCAACCCAACCTGGACCATATTTGATTCCAGGTGGCAACACGGTTTCGATCCTCTTTGATGCCATTTTCCATGCAACAGGACCGAGGTTAGCAGCGTACCGTGCTAGACTCCTTGCGTAACCGTACTCAGTGGTCAGTCCAACctggtgaaaataaaaaagtaaaattaaatgattaagACTCTTGTTTCATCATACAAAATGATGTAAGAGAATTTGGTAACAGCGTACTGGAATCAACTGTTTTAACTCGTCTTCAAGCGTTGTCAAAACCGATGGCTCCTGTGTAGAAGTAGGGAGGTGGTTGTAGGTGTCGCGCCTGTTCTCATCGACGTTGAAATGTTTCATCCCATACTTGTTAACCGCCTTCACAACCGAAGCTGCaagagaaacagagaagatGATTTATATtcggcaaaaaaaaataaaagaaaagaaaaaaaaaggtagagAGATTCTTGTTTTTACGTGGAAACTCGTTCTCCCAATCAACCGACCAGCCACTTTGCGTTTCGCTGTTATGGTTGATCCGAACAGATGTTTCTGCTTGTCGGAACTTGTGCGAAGGAGGAGTCTTTCTTAGATTGTAAGCACCGGAAAACCTATTAGAGCTATCTCCACCAGGAATGAGCGCGGCATCAGCTGAAATTTCGGAAGCAGTACGGTCAATGGAAGATGGTTCGAGATGTTTCTTTGGCGGACGGCCTCTTCTGGCAACTTTTGGTTGCTGCTGCTGTTGTTCTTGTTGGCTTTGTGGTTCTTCATCATCACTGTCTCGCCTTAAATTCTCAAAGTCCTTTTTAGCCAGTTCTTGTATCGCCCGCGCCTACAAAGCCAGAATGACACTATTTTCAGAAACAAACATGGAACTAATGATATAtctaaagaaataaaatgaGTCTAAAATGTAAGACATACCTGTCGATAATATACAGTGTCTGATGAATTGTATTCCATTGCATTGCTACATATTAAAAACACATctccctgcaaaaaaaaagagctgtTCAAAAACCAATCTCGtcataaatttacatatattcagAGTGAGCACAGACTTAGTTCTGCACCCTACACTACAGATAACATGCACGCAAACAACATCAAGCAGTGGTTGTCCAAAAGCACAATAAGAAGCTGTAAGAACGTTCTGAAATGAAGATGCCAGGTATCTAAACTTCCTTTAGGCTGTAGCTACCACATAATTTTAGCACAAGCAAACGAGGAACTAACTCGAAAGCCTCAAACTATCAAAGATAGGAACCCTGATGAAAGTTCAGGAGAAGCATCGAGGAAGTCTAAACGCTCGCAAGGCGTACCTCGAATTGTTCTAAACTGGCATAAGCTCCAGAGTCCAATTTCTTCCGAAGTGTGCTAAAATCCATTGGATTCGTGATGATCTCGTGATAATCAGGAAGCTGTAACACATACCAAACATAGATAAGACAAACAGAGTCGTGGATGAGCTTTTAACATCAACAAAAGGGACTGACAGTTAGTCACCTCCTCAGGATCAACTGGATCTGAGTATACTCCATAAGTATCTTTCCTACAAGTATTTGTAAAACAACATCGATCAAAAAAAACCATTAACCCAGTTGGTAATCACTTCACACAAAATACAGAGACTAATGTCAGAGAGCAATTACTTTTGAAGTCTATCGAGGATGAACACCAACAACTGTTTGTCTGGCAAAGGTGTAGTGGGGCCGCCAGACTCCACGGGTGACTCTATccacattttaaaattaataatcagaaaaaaaaaagtctcgcTTTTTTAATCCTCGTACGAATTTTCCCAGATTTTTTTTGCCTTTTCAAGAATTAAATAAAGGAAACTAAAAAGGgtttatagaaataaatatatggtACCTTGAAGAATGTCTGTCGCTTTCGAAGCCTTTTCTCCCTGCAGAGgatttatcatcatcatcaattcCAAGAATCCATTTTAAAAGGTCAGCTCTTTCCgtaaataaaattagatttgCTCGTGTTTATGCAAATAATCGAACAAGACGCACAGTACAAGTGGAGGTACAACTAAAGAAAACTGCTATTACAGAAAAGACAAACTGTAACTTGTTGTCTGAGAGACATGATGGTTTCAGTGTTCAAAGTAACAACAACGGTTTTTAAATACCAGAAATCAGACAACTTTTtaaatactataaatatttatattaaagcGAGAATAAAAACCTGATTAAACACCACATAATTTAcgaaaaacaaaaaggaaaaaaagctttaaccaatcaaaatcaaGACTCAGTCAAACTCATCTCTATTATTCCTTTAAGCACAAGACGAACACTTCGCATAACAAACGCGCGAAAAATCTCAACGATATTTAAACCTAATTTATCATATCTAAActcgaatttaaaaaaaaaaaaacgaaccgTGAATCCAgatccgccgccgccgccgacgATCTTCCGTCTATTGATGGGAGTCTCGTCGAGGTTCAGATCGGAGCCGCGCGATTGGGGATTAGGAGAATGGCGATTGGAGTGGGAGTTTAATCCGTACAAGAGCTTGTGTTTCTTCTCGCGCCgctcgtcgtcgtcgtcgtcttccTCGCTCAAGGGGGAACCGGAGGAAGAAACTCCGTTGGGATTAGGGTTCCCGCGCTTGGATCGGGTGCCGGAGTTGggagaattagggtttttggAACCGGATCTATGGTGGTCAtcgtggttgttgttgtttctgtgGTGCTGCTGTTGTAATTGTTGTTGCTGTTTGATAGCTCGCTTCTGAAGGTCTAGAAGAGATGGCCtccctttctttttcttcttcgtcATTGTTTCTGCTACCTCAcccatcctctctctctcctcccttctctctctctcctctcgcCTTTTTTCTCCTCTCCTAGAGAGGCGTTTGGTTTTGTGTTTGCTTAcgttttgtttaattattaaaaaattgaaattaaaagttttacttGTGTGAACTCGCACGTGTAGTATGCGTAACGTAGACTTGGGCTAGTTcggttgtaaaaaaaaagacttgggCTAGTTCATGGTTCACCTAAGAGTTTACTGGACATAAGTTGGCTGCAATGATGTTTCTGACTATTTGGGCCTTAATAGGCCCGATGACAATTTTAAGTTATATGacccatttaatttttgtgATGTTACATTTGTTACCATGGAAAGATGCATCTCTGATTGGACTATTCTTACTCTTGTGTGTTATTGCTATGTATAAATTTTCTTGGTTCACCATAAAAAATATCACTTGGGTTTTACAAAcattgtttttaacttttatacaACTAATACTTTAAAAATGAGACTGAATCAGACTAGCACATGGGAGACAAAACAAACGCCAACCACAAACAAATCATTGTACTATTGTTCCTTTCTTAGGGAATTTGTTCATATAAAGATACTTACTCCTTACTAGTTACTAACAACTCCATCAGCAAAATCACTGATAAAACAATCAAAAATAACAAACGAAAATTATAGATTCTCTTCATTTCGATCATGAATAGCTTCACCTTTCATCTCCTCGACGAGATTCTCTTCACTGGGACCTAAATCTCTGGCAACAATGCTCTTGACTACCACATCCAAGAAACCATATATTTGTGTGCTTTAATTAATCATTGCCAATATTAACCTGAAACTTCTTTCGGTCATAGTTTTTCGGGGATAAACTTAGTGGGAGTCATTTATATGCCAGGTGAAAGAGCTAGACATGTAGATTTGGAGAACTATTCAGACTACCATATCAATGCATTCAATTCAATTAGTGCGTTTTGTATCAATATTTTCTCAGTATATAATACTGGTGGAGTCGTTACAATTAAATGGTCCTCTGTTTTGAATCTTTTCTTTTACTGAATACTTAGCTAACATGCATGGCATGTATGTGAAAATCTCCAACTAATAACTTCGAAAACGTTTGAGccaaaaatatgtatatgtagCCTGTGTAGTTATGCATCACTACAAATGAACTAATTTCTGAAATACAAAAGAACAGCTTCTCAGAGTAGCACATCAATTACATCGTAGCTTGAACTAAATATGGAATATGAATGAAATGCAGAAGTGATATACTCATATGTACAGACTGGCGTTAAAACGAAAATCAAAGAATGAAAAGAATATAGTAAGAGTTGAATCATGCTACTGTCGTTACAAGTAAAAAACAACACTTGCTCCCCCTCTTTCCCTGATTCCTTTAACTTCAAATCCTGTCATTTCCACAGACCTTACATTATAGCATAGTGTCATTTACAACAAGGATGGGTCAAGTTTCTCTAGGCATTTCATTGAACAGGTTTAccacattttataaatatcctaTCCTAATACATTTTGGATAATTTCATGTACAACAGAATCATTCAACTGACCTTTAGTCATGCTTAGTGTAGTCTAAACTCAGACAGATACTAGACATCAATTTCTTCAATAATATCACTTAGTCAGGGGCTCAGAGCAAGGCAACACAcatcataaaaaaaatcaaccggGTGCAGAGTGAGAGAGCATCAGCAGATGTATAGTTATCAACAAGAACTTACCTGTTAAAATTCAGAGATCAAGTGTATCCCATCATTTGCTCTCTCCCTCTCTGCACCATCACAAAGTTCTAAACAAAACTCTAATCAATTCatcaaaatactttttttttctaattggaAACTATAACTTAATAAAACAACCTCTAAAACCCAAACTCATTCGAATCGACAAAGATGATGATACGTAAAAGCGCAAAGAATATTCATGGGATGATTTGAAGGATCAATCAATCAATGTGCTTTAGCTACGCGGCGATGAAGGAGGAGCTAATATATACTATACATACACCCACTTTCACCCCTAAATCAGAAACCCtagaaattaaaagttaaaCCGACCCAGACCGAACTGAATCGAGTGGtgtttgtttaaaatttcataatcgGATGACCGACGcaataaaccgaaccgaataatCGAGGGAGAGATATTAATGCGAATAAATTATAGGGATCGTAATTACTGCTATGATTAATTATTTATGATGATTAAGGGAAGGGCAAGAGAGAGTCATATCACTTGCCGCTTCATACGAAGAAGCACATGAGAAAACACATAAGCGAGACCAAAAATTAAACCTTGGATACTCGAGAGCCAATGATAACAAATCCCACGGATCGATGACGTGgctatatatatttgaaatccCGCCTAAACCCCTTAGTTTTTTTACATCTCGTGcgaaattcaattttatttgcCCTTTATTGACCAAAGATATTTTACAACTCTCCCCACTAGCCCCTCTCTACATCTCTTGGCCTCTCACTTGAATCTCTCCTCACAAACACGTAGTACGAttcttttgctctctctctctctctctctctctctctctctctctgcaaaaCCTACGATCTTCTTCGTCAAGGTGAGAATCCTCCGATCTTCTTCGTTTTCtaggtttgatttttttttctcagttcCTCTCTCGAATTCGTTTTGGTTTTGTGTATGTTCTGAGCCGAATATTCTCTCTGTGTTGATAGATTTTGTTTTCCCTGCTAGGTTTATCCTCATATGTTTGCGATTAGAATCGATAGTTGACTACTTTCTGATCTTATCGATCTCGCTTTTGAATCGAATAATCTCTAGGTTTATGCTCGTATGTTTGCGATAATCCGTGTAGTTTCTTAGCTGATCTCTTTGATATACGTGTTCGCAGATTCGAGTATGAAAGGAGGTAAATCAAAGACTGAAACCAGGAGCTCCAAGTAAGTTTCAGCCAGATCCATCCACttgtgattttaatttttttaaaaaattatttgctCGTTTTCTGATGTGAATTACGTTTGTTGATGATAGGCTCTCTGTGGCCAAGAAGCCAGCTAAAGCAGCAGGTCGTAGCAAAGCGGCGGCTAAGGATCCTAACAAACCAAAGAGGCCTGCTAGTGCCTTCTTCGTTTTCATGTAATCATCTCATAGTTCCACCTGTGTTTATTGATCATTTTGAACTTATATTTATTCATGAGTTTGTTCTTGGTTTGCGTTGACTGTATCGATTTGACTTTAGTATTTGTGTGTTAATAATACTCTTTTCTGGCTTTATGATCTGAAGGGAGGACTTCCGTCAGACTTACAAGAAGGATCACCCCAACAACAAATCTGTTGCTGCTGTGAGTGTTGTTATCTTCTTTTGCTTTGGATTCTGCGTGTTGTTTCCATAGTCTTTTCATTGCTATATGCTTACGATGAACTTTAATATTAAACAGGTTGGTAAAGCTGGTGGAGAAAAGTGGAAATCCTTGTCTGACTCTGTGCGTTCTCTAATCCTCAGTTGATTGTAGTTGTTCGTTTACATACTTATATATGAGTATTTCTTAACCTTTTAAGTGTTATGATATTGTAGGAGAAGGCTCCCTTTGTAGCTAAGGCTGATAAGCGCAAGGTTGAGTATGAGAAGACCATGAAAGCCTACAACAAGAAGCTGGtaagttttttgttttcattatacAAACATTAATCTTTTAATCTGCAGAGCATGTTCTTAGTTATTgatgtgtttgtgtttttttcaggAGGAAGGCCCAAAGGAGGACGAGGAGGAATCTGACAAGTCCGTGTCCGAGGTGAATGATGAGGATGATGCCGATGATGGTAGTGATGAGGTTAGTTTCTTGATTCTTTTGAAGTTATTTTTACATTGTTATTTATGAATTACAACTCTGATTAGTTGCTATGTTAGTTTATTTACATTCAAATACCTCTGTAGTAACTCTGTTTTATATGTAGGAGGAAGACGATGACTAAAGAAGTTGAAGCTGGTAGCATAATAGGGGCGCTACAAGGATCTCTgggatgtttttttcttttttttttctttcttatttacTGATGTTTCAAGTTAGTAAGCTTGCCACTATCTCTCACTGATTCTGATTCTACGTGTAATGGAAAAAGTGTGTAGACTGTTTGAATGAGAGATTTGCAGGTCTATGTAACAATTTAGCTTTTCGTTCTAAAATATGTTATCATCCCTTTCTTCACTATCTCAAAGTTGCATGTTTTCACATGGCACGATGGACAAACATAACTTGTTACTCCAACTAACATCAAACTCGTTTCCGCATGCAAATGGTGACACAAGGCTTTCTCCATTTATAAAATTAGAGCTAGATATTTTGTTCTTCCTCTTCCATAGTTTACAGCCCAAATGTCgtagtttttcatttttacaaTGACTTTAAGTGGGCTTATAAAAAGCCCAGCTAGTAGCATagcgaaaagaaaaaaaatcccaaaCACAGCGATGGCTCTCTTAATCATGGAGAAGACGATTCGATCCTTTGCTGTGTCACAGTCAATTCTTcggtttctcttttttttaggcctctttttataatttttgttgcATCTGTTCGAATCGAACAAGGAGAATTCTGGTGGGGATAGAAGAAAATTTGATCGAATTCTGAAGGTTTTGGGGGTGATACCCTCAATTCAAAAATGGCGGGGCAGAGTCCAAACATGGATCAATTCGAGGCGTACTTCAAAAGAGCAGATTTGGACGGAGATGGTCGGATCAGTGGAGCCGAAGCTGTTGGCTTTTTTCAAGGATCTGGCTTGCCCAAGCCTGTTCTCGCCCaggttaaaattaaaaaaaaaaactcattctCCGATCTCTGCAGCCCGAAACTTCTGATTGTTTCTGGACGAAATTTTTAAGCTATCCAAAAGAAAGATctgttttagggttttcaaaATGCCGTTAATTTTGTTACTTCCAGTAACTATGTATGAGAGAATCTGTAACCTTTTTCACACAGTATGTTTCTCTTGAGGAgtagttctatatatatatatatttgtctacTGATCAAAGTTATGTTCTGCGTTTGTAGATATGGTCGCTTTCTGATCGATCAGGGAGTGGCTTCCTTGGTCGGCAAGACTTTTACAATTCCCTGAGACTTGTAACAGTAGCGCAGAGCAAGAGAGACCTGACACCTGAGATTGTTAATGCAGCACTCAACACTCCCGCCGCAGCCAAAATACCAGCGCCTAGAATTAACCTTTCAGCCATTCCTGCACCCCAACCTAATCCTGCTGCTACCACGGCCCGTCCGGTTACCTATCCTGGTCAGCAGAATGTGGGGTTTAGAGGACCAGGCGCTCCAAATGCGAATGTTGTTAACCAGAATTATTTTCCACCTCAGCAGAACCAGCAAGTGAGACCTAATCAAGGAGTATCTGGGCTGACTTCATTTAGACCAACTGCTGGTCCAGAGTATAGACCGAGTGTGTTACCAGGTCCTGTTGGTGTTGCCACTCGTCCTCCTCAGGCTGTTCCCACTAATGCACCTGGTCCTGGTGGTTCAGAATATAGACCAAGTGGCGTACCAGGTCAATTTCAACCAGGTCCTGTTGGTAGTGTTACTCGTCCTCCTCAAGCTGTTACCACAAGTGCATCTGGTCCTGGTGGTTTCAATCTTAATAATTTGTATGCTGGAAGCACCAGCGGATACTCGTCAGGCTTTGGAGGGGGCAGCTTAGCAGCAGCACCATCTCCTGGCTTGAAACCGGAGTCACAAATTGATCCAAGAGCGCTGGTTGTATCTGGAAACGGAGGTGACATGTTTTCCTCCTTCCAGCAAAAACCACAACCCACTCTGAGTAATTCTTCAATCAGTTCAGCCATTGTTCCTGCTTCTGCTCCTCCACCGAAACCTAATGCTCTCGACTCGCTACAGAGTACTTTCTCAATGCTGCCAGCAGGAAATCAACCTCAGCAGCCAAGGCCAGCAGCAAGCTCACAGCCGCTTGCAGTGTCTTTACAAGGTCCCTCCTCCGGTTTGCCACCTGGAAGTGCAGTTGGACCCGGCCATCCAACTCCTGCTGGAAATAATCAGCCTCCTTGGCCTAAGATGAAACCATCCGATGTCCAGAAATACACAAAGGTATTTATTGAAGTTGATAGTGACAGGGATGGGAGAATCACTGGTGAGCAGGCAAGGAATCTGTTTTTAAGCTGGAGGCTACCCAGGGGTAAGGATCTTTGATCTTTCAGTTCACTTCTTGGGACAGACCATGTTGTGttatgttcaattttttttgctaCCTTCTGTAAAATGGTTTATGCTAATATTTTCGTTTTACTCGGTTACAGAGATATTGAAGCATGTGTGGGAATTATCTGATCAGGATAATGATACTATGCTTTCTCTAAGGGAGTTCTGCATTTCATTGTACTTAATGGAGCGGTATAAAGAAGGCCGTCCTCTCCCACCAGCACTTCCTAGCAGCATCATGTATGATGAAACACTGTTATCTATCTCAGGCGCACCTAGTCGAGGTTATGCAAACGCTGGATGGGGATCTGGTCAAGGTATTGCTTGCTCAGAATGCATGCATTTTTTTTATATCGTCTCCCTTTTCCCTGATACTTCGCTTTAATGTTGTTTTCTCTATTTCAAGGTTTTGTTCAGCAACCAGTGATGGGTCCGCGGCCAATCACTCCAGCCACTGGCATGAGACCGCCAGTCCCCGCACCAGCCCCTCAGCCTGGCAGTGGTGTAGCTTCTAATCAGCAAAGGAATCAAGCGCCTGCTTTGGATGATCCTTTTGCTAGTCACCTAGGTAACGGATATTCTCCGAGCTCGAGTCCTCAAGAAACAGCAACTGATGGGGAAAAGGTAATAATCATTCACATTAACACTtttaatataaagaaaacaattaCTCTCAAGCTTATGTATGTTACAATTTATGGGATGCTTGTGAAGCAAAATTTTCTATACTCCGTAGGTTGATGAAAAGAAGAATGCCTATATGGACTCCAGAGAGAAACTTGATTACTACCGGACGAAAATGCAGGATATTGTGAGTACTCCATTATAAATTACTCTCTTGTTATTTGGTTATAATAAGTAACGGTGATTAACTGTCTCACGATGCTATTTTTTTAGGGAAAGGTTACTGTGATATCCAATCCTTATGATGCTATTTTTTTCATGCATTTTTTCCTCTCTGTCAGGTCTTATACAAAAGCAGGTGTGACAATAGACTAAACGAGATCTCTGAAAGGGCTTCCGCTGACAAGCGTGAGGTGCGTTTCACATTTAAAAAAGTTACTCGTTTCTCAGAGGCCATCTCTGTCTTATCACGGAATAATTTCTCTTGCAGGCTGAAACGTTGGCAAAGAAATACGAGGAGAAATATAAGCAGGTTGCAGAATTAGGATCGAAGTTAACTATTGAAGAGGCCAGGTTCCGCGAGATTGAGGTATGGCTTATCGCCAGttctttcttcttctaccttTGCTGGTGGAAATGGCTTTGAATAAGTTTGTAACATATCTCTCACGGAGTTTTATTTCTTACTCAAGTTTTTGCTAATCCATTCTAGGGACGGAAGATGGAATTGAGTCAAGCAATTGTGAACATGGAGCAAGGTGGTAGTGCTGATGGTCTACTTCAGGTACATGCTTATGTGATGCCTAAACTATTGAGTATCTTCTGTACATTCCTGATTTGATACTTTATTTGGCATTTATAGGTCCGGGCTGACAGAATACAATCAGATCTAGAGGAGCTGATGAAGGCTTTAACTGAACGTTGCCAGAAACATGGGTTGGAGGTTAAGTCGAAGGCCCTTGTAGACCTTCCACCTGGTACTTCATATGATTCTGTCGCCTTATGACTTCTTTGCTTTCCCTGTAGATGCATACATATCATCTGAAAACTGTAAATGTTTGTGATTTGCAGGTTGGCAACCTGGAATTCAAGAAGGGGCAGCTCTGTGGGATGAAGAGTGGGATAAGTTTGAAGATGAAGGTACAATATGTTTTCGCTTATTCTTCTATTACTTACAGATTTTTATATCTATAGCTAAGCACATAACACGGACGTTGGCTGATAATCCTCGAAACTGTTTTAGGATTTGGCAATGAGATTACTTTCGACAAATCAAAAGAGCAGAACTCGTCTGGTGAGAAGGAAAACGGTACGGTGGATGATGGTACTGGACCACCTGATTCTCCTACTCATTTAGATGAGAATTATGGACCTTCTTCAGAAACCTCAGACCGTCGTCACTATGAGAGTGAATATGGAACAGCTCACGGTGAAGATGAATCAGACAGAAGTCCTAGAGACAGTCCGGTCTCTAGGACTGCTACTGAGGTTCCATCTCCAAATCATTCTGAATTCTTTGATGACTCGAATTGGGCAAGTGCATTTGATGATACCAACGATGATGTGGACTCAGTCTGGGGATTTGATGCGTCAAAAAGCCAGGTTAGTACAGAGTCCATAGTGTCTCTTGCTTTTAACAAATCACACTATccatcaaaatacttaaatctttCATTCAGTTGGCCTGAAGATCTC
The sequence above is drawn from the Raphanus sativus cultivar WK10039 unplaced genomic scaffold, ASM80110v3 Scaffold2450, whole genome shotgun sequence genome and encodes:
- the LOC108818629 gene encoding transcription factor GTE4, whose protein sequence is MGEVAETMTKKKKKGRPSLLDLQKRAIKQQQQLQQQHHRNNNNHDDHHRSGSKNPNSPNSGTRSKRGNPNPNGVSSSGSPLSEEDDDDDERREKKHKLLYGLNSHSNRHSPNPQSRGSDLNLDETPINRRKIVGGGGGSGFTGEKASKATDILQESPVESGGPTTPLPDKQLLVFILDRLQKKDTYGVYSDPVDPEELPDYHEIITNPMDFSTLRKKLDSGAYASLEQFEGDVFLICSNAMEYNSSDTVYYRQARAIQELAKKDFENLRRDSDDEEPQSQQEQQQQQPKVARRGRPPKKHLEPSSIDRTASEISADAALIPGGDSSNRFSGAYNLRKTPPSHKFRQAETSVRINHNSETQSGWSVDWENEFPPSVVKAVNKYGMKHFNVDENRRDTYNHLPTSTQEPSVLTTLEDELKQLIPVGLTTEYGYARSLARYAANLGPVAWKMASKRIETVLPPGIKYGPGWVEENPAGTEEAEPQKQTVLGKQKCSNDLASDDHTNRILSPTSSVSSAFIGNRHSSSSFQGIEVTAPSRAFPSSSRQAGPLIKPESSNGLTRGFSGFSHTPTPMVGVTRQQQPNLTNETMPGSQQQQQGLLFPYNKQEFDRFPPDLNARLVSPNSPGANQQTGSSSSQHPDLALQL
- the LOC108823041 gene encoding high mobility group B protein 2, translated to MKGGKSKTETRSSKLSVAKKPAKAAGRSKAAAKDPNKPKRPASAFFVFMEDFRQTYKKDHPNNKSVAAVGKAGGEKWKSLSDSEKAPFVAKADKRKVEYEKTMKAYNKKLEEGPKEDEEESDKSVSEVNDEDDADDGSDEEEDDD
- the LOC130505639 gene encoding uncharacterized protein LOC130505639, with the protein product MAGQSPNMDQFEAYFKRADLDGDGRISGAEAVGFFQGSGLPKPVLAQIWSLSDRSGSGFLGRQDFYNSLRLVTVAQSKRDLTPEIVNAALNTPAAAKIPAPRINLSAIPAPQPNPAATTARPVTYPGQQNVGFRGPGAPNANVVNQNYFPPQQNQQVRPNQGVSGLTSFRPTAGPEYRPSVLPGPVGVATRPPQAVPTNAPGPGGSEYRPSGVPGQFQPGPVGSVTRPPQAVTTSASGPGGFNLNNLYAGSTSGYSSGFGGGSLAAAPSPGLKPESQIDPRALVVSGNGGDMFSSFQQKPQPTLSNSSISSAIVPASAPPPKPNALDSLQSTFSMLPAGNQPQQPRPAASSQPLAVSLQGPSSGLPPGSAVGPGHPTPAGNNQPPWPKMKPSDVQKYTKVFIEVDSDRDGRITGEQARNLFLSWRLPREILKHVWELSDQDNDTMLSLREFCISLYLMERYKEGRPLPPALPSSIMYDETLLSISGAPSRGYANAGWGSGQGFVQQPVMGPRPITPATGMRPPVPAPAPQPGSGVASNQQRNQAPALDDPFASHLGNGYSPSSSPQETATDGEKVDEKKNAYMDSREKLDYYRTKMQDIVLYKSRCDNRLNEISERASADKREAETLAKKYEEKYKQVAELGSKLTIEEARFREIEGRKMELSQAIVNMEQGGSADGLLQVRADRIQSDLEELMKALTERCQKHGLEVKSKALVDLPPGWQPGIQEGAALWDEEWDKFEDEGFGNEITFDKSKEQNSSGEKENGTVDDGTGPPDSPTHLDENYGPSSETSDRRHYESEYGTAHGEDESDRSPRDSPVSRTATEVPSPNHSEFFDDSNWASAFDDTNDDVDSVWGFDASKSQDGDYYGENSGRADSPSSRSFAGQRKSPFGFDDSVPSTPLSRFGNSPPRFSDASTRDSFSRFDSFNHSEAGAQPERLSRFDSINSSKDFGGAAFSRFDSINSSRDFGGAEKLSRFDSINSSRDFGGPSLSRFDSMNSTKDFSGSHRYSFDDADPFGSTGPFKVSFDDKSPKKNSF